In the genome of Gemmatimonadaceae bacterium, one region contains:
- a CDS encoding biopolymer transporter ExbD — protein sequence MRAARRAAQFAKFRITELNLVPLVDTLVSIVFFALTTATVGELSPVVPGVRLPEAHVGAAALQQLTLGIGPQVTLGGRPIMSTLDAARAPSNDPTQPLLIPPLYAAMRVAADSIRRADRIASGQPLDVPLAIQGDKSMRYDLLARMMQTARLAGFRNLSLQVSKQEGPVDSTAAATGAR from the coding sequence ATGCGGGCGGCGCGTCGCGCCGCGCAGTTCGCCAAGTTCCGGATCACCGAGCTCAATCTCGTGCCGTTGGTCGACACGCTGGTGTCGATCGTGTTCTTCGCGCTCACGACGGCCACCGTCGGCGAGCTCTCGCCGGTGGTGCCGGGCGTGCGCCTGCCCGAGGCACACGTCGGCGCCGCTGCGCTGCAACAACTCACGCTCGGCATCGGGCCGCAGGTCACGTTAGGCGGACGGCCGATCATGAGCACGCTGGATGCGGCGCGCGCGCCATCCAATGATCCCACGCAGCCGCTGCTCATCCCGCCGCTGTACGCGGCGATGCGCGTGGCCGCCGACTCGATTCGCCGCGCCGACCGGATCGCCTCCGGGCAACCGCTGGATGTGCCGCTCGCGATTCAGGGCGACAAGAGCATGCGCTATGACCTCCTCGCGCGCATGATGCAGACGGCGCGGCTGGCCGGCTTCCGCAACCTGTCGCTCCAGGTGAGCAAGCAGGAAGGCCCGGTGGATTCCACGGCGGCCGCGACGGGGGCGCGTTAG
- a CDS encoding biopolymer transporter ExbD yields the protein MASLFHRSKQRRAERAPVTAHGNINLVPLVDTLTSIVFFSLLTYQGETMMALTSFDLSLPPVVVTTPQQASQVKSEKDVLNLLLAVRVSNDELDVEHSGNGGFRQAIKGLDAAALGTLQALMTQIRQQYPQNKDVLVIPSDDVAYDNIIHVLERLRLAGFTGISLGTRARGGPAAAGPAR from the coding sequence GTGGCGAGTCTCTTTCATCGATCCAAGCAACGGCGCGCCGAACGCGCGCCGGTGACGGCGCACGGGAACATCAACCTCGTGCCGCTGGTCGACACGCTCACCTCCATCGTGTTCTTTTCCCTGCTGACCTATCAGGGCGAGACGATGATGGCGCTCACGTCGTTCGACCTCTCGCTGCCGCCGGTGGTGGTGACCACGCCGCAGCAAGCGTCGCAAGTGAAATCCGAGAAAGACGTGCTCAACCTGCTGCTCGCCGTGCGCGTGAGCAACGACGAGCTCGACGTCGAGCACTCGGGCAACGGCGGATTCCGGCAGGCGATCAAGGGACTCGATGCCGCCGCGTTAGGCACGCTGCAGGCGTTGATGACGCAGATCCGCCAGCAGTATCCGCAGAACAAGGACGTGCTCGTCATCCCGTCCGACGACGTGGCCTACGACAACATCATTCACGTGCTGGAGCGATTGCGCTTGGCGGGCTTCACCGGCATTTCACTCGGCACGCGCGCGCGGGGCGGTCCCGCCGCCGCGGGCCCGGCACGGTAG
- a CDS encoding MotA/TolQ/ExbB proton channel family protein — protein MMTLLEYYRAGGPVMHFILAVAVCGVAVFIERFYTIVIRSKINGRAFIERVIQLVRAGKIEDAIKLCQQSNAVLPDMGLLILRSRSRDEADLQNVADAAALSVLPRLTRRLHYLPMLANVATLIGLLGTIFGLRHAFQSVSLQAAAQRSAALASGIAVALNATGFGLLTAVPLSVAHAYLVSQAEGIIEQVDEFQVRLINALIDRPDVRLGHR, from the coding sequence ATGATGACCTTGCTCGAGTACTACCGCGCCGGCGGCCCCGTCATGCACTTCATCCTCGCGGTGGCAGTGTGCGGGGTGGCCGTGTTCATCGAGCGGTTCTACACGATCGTGATCCGCTCCAAGATCAACGGGCGCGCGTTCATCGAGCGGGTGATCCAGCTCGTGCGCGCCGGCAAGATCGAGGACGCGATCAAGCTCTGCCAGCAGTCGAACGCCGTGCTGCCGGACATGGGCCTGCTCATCTTGCGCAGCCGGAGCCGCGACGAGGCCGATCTGCAGAACGTCGCCGACGCTGCGGCCCTGAGCGTGCTGCCGCGCCTCACGCGGCGGCTGCACTACTTGCCGATGCTGGCCAACGTCGCGACCCTGATCGGCTTGTTAGGCACGATCTTCGGGTTGCGCCACGCCTTCCAATCGGTGTCGCTGCAGGCCGCGGCGCAGCGGTCGGCGGCACTGGCGTCGGGTATCGCCGTCGCCCTGAACGCGACGGGCTTCGGTCTGCTCACGGCCGTGCCGTTATCGGTCGCCCACGCGTATCTCGTGAGCCAGGCGGAAGGCATCATCGAGCAGGTGGACGAGTTCCAGGTGCGGCTCATCAACGCGTTGATCGATCGCCCGGACGTGCGCCTGGGCCACCGGTGA